One genomic region from Myripristis murdjan chromosome 7, fMyrMur1.1, whole genome shotgun sequence encodes:
- the dtx3 gene encoding putative E3 ubiquitin-protein ligase DTX3 isoform X2 produces MSVRAGQGSDEVLVSQAVWDYLAAAGRPWLIDFQDKQGMSAGIIRRGERGGCCAVRLQPVEGSRRAGAGVMDGPISSETRKAFIDLCRCARKEMSKQEGGPKRKRTLLPCVGVLEPNGEGSLLPPPPPQPRRSQRQQQRFRKPADEEACAMLHEAAQRKDLDPGMASHSEAEDNTSCSICMGDIVEKTTLERCGHSFCRSCLDQAFKVKKACPVCRLVYGQLIGNQPANGSMMVERDPDLELPGHEGYGCICIIYSFPPGLQAPEHPNPGVRYPGTDRVAYLPDSPEGNRVLGLLRRAFEQRLIFTIGTSMTTGMHNVITWNDIHHKTSIWGGPRCFGYPDPTYLVRVTEELREKGITAD; encoded by the exons ATGAGTGTGCGTGCTGGCCAGGGCAGTGATGAGGTGCTGGTGTCACAGGCGGTGTGGGACTACCTGGCTGCAGCTGGGCGGCCCTGGCTCATTGACTTCCAGGACAAGCAGGGGATGAGTGCAGGTATCattaggagaggagagagggggggctgctgtgctgtgaggcTGCAGCCGGTGGAAGGCTCCAGGAGGGCAGGAGCTGGGGTGATGGATGGGCCCATCTCCAGCGAGACCCGAAAAGCCTTCATTGACTTATGCCGCTGTGCCCGCAAAGAAATGAGCAAACAGGAAGGGGGGCCCAAGAGGAAGCGGACTCTGCTGCCCTGCGTTGGAGTCCTGGAGCCAAATGGAGAGGGGAGCCTCCTTCCACCACCGCCTCCCCAGCCTCGAAGGtcccagaggcagcagcagaggtttAGGAAGCCAGCGGATGAGGAGGCCTGTGCGATGCTCCACGAGGCGGCCCAGAGGAAAGACTTGGACCCAGGCATGGCTTCCCACAGCGAGGCGGAGGACAACACCTCCTGCTCTATCTGCATGGGGGACATCGTGGAGAAGACAACCCTGGAGAGATGTGGCCACTCTTTCTGTCGGTCTTGCCTTGATCAAGCCTTCAAGGTGAAGAAAGCGTGTCCTGTGTGTCGGCTAGTGTATGGCCAGCTGATTGGGAACCAGCCTGCTAATGGCAGTATGATGGTAGAGAGAGACCCTGACCTTGAGCTCCCTGGGCACGAAGGCTACGGGTGTATCTGCATCATCTACAGCTTCCCTCCTGGCCTACAGGCG CCAGAGCACCCAAACCCGGGTGTCCGGTACCCAGGGACAGACCGTGTGGCCTACCTCCCAGACAGCCCTGAGGGGAACCGCGTGCTGGGCCTGCTGCGCCGGGCCTTTGAACAGCGCCTTATCTTCACCATCGGTACCTCCATGACTACGGGCATGCATAACGTCATCACCTGGAATGACATTCACCACAAAACCTCGATATGGGGAGGGCCCCGCTG TTTTGGCTACCCAGACCCCACTTACCTGGTACGAGTGACGGAGGAGCTCAGAGAGAAAGGCATCACGGCAGACTGA
- the LOC115361406 gene encoding probable E3 ubiquitin-protein ligase DTX3: MEKLWLWLWPQTRNNMDKTSSVGGDVSAAVPGRSDSGSDMDRCAVCLDAIQDRKTLKCLHSFCAGCIESVFKVKPACPICNTYHGVYIGTQPEGTMTVSRSWKGLPGFEKHGVIIIEYHFPSGIQGPEHPNPGVKYAGTRRTAFLPACEEGEKVLRLLRKAFERRLIFTVGRSATTGLNNAITWNDIHHKTNMGGGPQYFGYPDPAYLFRVQEELRLKGVTEDD, translated from the exons ATGGAAAAGTTGTGGCTCTGGTTGTGGCCACAAACCCGGAACAACATGGACAAGACATCCAGCGTGGGCGGCGACGTGAGCGCTGCTGTCCCCGGGAGAAGTGACAGCGGCTCGGACATGGACAGGTGCGCCGTGTGCCTGGACGCCATCCAGGACAGGAAAACTTTGAAGTGCCTTCACTCGTTTTGCGCTGGATGTATCGAGTCGGTCTTCAAGGTTAAACCTGCCTGCCCGATTTGCAACACTTACCACGGTGTGTACATCGGGACCCAGCCGGAGGGCACGATGACCGTGAGCCGCAGCTGGAAGGGCTTACCCGGCTTTGAGAAACACGGAGTGATCATCATCGAGTACCACTTTCCTTCAGGGATTCAAGGG CCCGAGCACCCAAATCCTGGGGTGAAGTATGCCGGCACGCGTCGCACGGCCTTCCTGCCCGCCTgcgaggagggagagaaggtcCTGAGGCTGCTGAGGAAGGCCTTCGAGAGGAGACTCATCTTCACCGTCGGGCGATCCGCCACCACAGGCCTCAACAACGCCATCACCTGGAACGACATCCACCACAAGACCAACATGGGAGGCGGCCCGCAATA TTTTGGGTATCCAGATCCAGCATACTTGTTCAGGGTACAAGAGGAGCTCCGTCTGAAAGGTGTGACCGAGGACGACTGA
- the dtx3 gene encoding putative E3 ubiquitin-protein ligase DTX3 isoform X1: protein MGSQVSSDEMSVRAGQGSDEVLVSQAVWDYLAAAGRPWLIDFQDKQGMSAGIIRRGERGGCCAVRLQPVEGSRRAGAGVMDGPISSETRKAFIDLCRCARKEMSKQEGGPKRKRTLLPCVGVLEPNGEGSLLPPPPPQPRRSQRQQQRFRKPADEEACAMLHEAAQRKDLDPGMASHSEAEDNTSCSICMGDIVEKTTLERCGHSFCRSCLDQAFKVKKACPVCRLVYGQLIGNQPANGSMMVERDPDLELPGHEGYGCICIIYSFPPGLQAPEHPNPGVRYPGTDRVAYLPDSPEGNRVLGLLRRAFEQRLIFTIGTSMTTGMHNVITWNDIHHKTSIWGGPRCFGYPDPTYLVRVTEELREKGITAD from the exons ATGGGATCACAAG TTTCGTCTGATGAGATGAGTGTGCGTGCTGGCCAGGGCAGTGATGAGGTGCTGGTGTCACAGGCGGTGTGGGACTACCTGGCTGCAGCTGGGCGGCCCTGGCTCATTGACTTCCAGGACAAGCAGGGGATGAGTGCAGGTATCattaggagaggagagagggggggctgctgtgctgtgaggcTGCAGCCGGTGGAAGGCTCCAGGAGGGCAGGAGCTGGGGTGATGGATGGGCCCATCTCCAGCGAGACCCGAAAAGCCTTCATTGACTTATGCCGCTGTGCCCGCAAAGAAATGAGCAAACAGGAAGGGGGGCCCAAGAGGAAGCGGACTCTGCTGCCCTGCGTTGGAGTCCTGGAGCCAAATGGAGAGGGGAGCCTCCTTCCACCACCGCCTCCCCAGCCTCGAAGGtcccagaggcagcagcagaggtttAGGAAGCCAGCGGATGAGGAGGCCTGTGCGATGCTCCACGAGGCGGCCCAGAGGAAAGACTTGGACCCAGGCATGGCTTCCCACAGCGAGGCGGAGGACAACACCTCCTGCTCTATCTGCATGGGGGACATCGTGGAGAAGACAACCCTGGAGAGATGTGGCCACTCTTTCTGTCGGTCTTGCCTTGATCAAGCCTTCAAGGTGAAGAAAGCGTGTCCTGTGTGTCGGCTAGTGTATGGCCAGCTGATTGGGAACCAGCCTGCTAATGGCAGTATGATGGTAGAGAGAGACCCTGACCTTGAGCTCCCTGGGCACGAAGGCTACGGGTGTATCTGCATCATCTACAGCTTCCCTCCTGGCCTACAGGCG CCAGAGCACCCAAACCCGGGTGTCCGGTACCCAGGGACAGACCGTGTGGCCTACCTCCCAGACAGCCCTGAGGGGAACCGCGTGCTGGGCCTGCTGCGCCGGGCCTTTGAACAGCGCCTTATCTTCACCATCGGTACCTCCATGACTACGGGCATGCATAACGTCATCACCTGGAATGACATTCACCACAAAACCTCGATATGGGGAGGGCCCCGCTG TTTTGGCTACCCAGACCCCACTTACCTGGTACGAGTGACGGAGGAGCTCAGAGAGAAAGGCATCACGGCAGACTGA